One window of the Colletotrichum lupini chromosome 9, complete sequence genome contains the following:
- a CDS encoding fungal cellulose binding domain-containing protein, which produces MARITASVLVAAGLALTANAQAPVWGQCGGTGWTGSTSCASGAYCSSQNAWYYQCVPGTAPAVSSTKATSVPASTTRAVTTTTSVRTTSSSRAPASTATSVPSPSGPKYFITFGDSYSQTGFNINSTKPNPQNPLGNPDLPGWTASGGLDWVGFMVTQFNASLTYSYNLAYGGATTDASLIAPYATTVLSFIDQVAEFSRSLASKPSWAPWTADNTLVGVWMGVNDVGNAFWLSNRETLLVQVLGRYFDQLQILYDAGVRKFVLLGVPPPLAETTYQTNNLICTATQKTPLMLANGADSNAQLAAAIKQYNDLITSNLAAFKAKNSGITSWVVDTTPAFDKAINNPTAYGAPDATCYNADGVSCLWFNDYHPGVQIQKLVAQAVAAAVGSPWFTYAA; this is translated from the exons ATGGCTCGCATCACGGCATCCGTCCTCGTCGCCGCCGGCTTGGCCCTCACCGCCAACGCGCAAGCTCCCGTCTGGGGACAGTGTGGCGGCACAGGATGGACAGGCTCGACTAGCTGCGCTTCGGGAGCATATTGCTCCTCCCAGAATGCTTGGTATT ACCAATGTGTTCCCGGGACGGCGCCGGCCGTTTCCTCTACCAAAGCCACCAGCGTCCCGGCCTCGACCACCCGCGCCGTGACAACCACCACCTCCGTCCGCACCACCTCTTCCTCCCGCGCCCCGGCGTCAACGGCCACCTCCGTCCCGTCTCCATCCGGGCCAAAGTACTTCATCACCTT CGGAGACTCCTACTCCCAGACTGGCTTCAACATCAACTCCACAAAACCCAACCCCCAAAACCCCCTCGGCAACCCAGACCTGCCCGGCTGGACCGCCTCAGGCGGCCTCGACTGGGTCGGCTTCATGGTCACCCAGTTCAACGCTTCCCTGACCTACTCCTACAACCTAGCCTACGGCGGCGCCACCACGGACGCGAGCCTCATCGCGCCCTACGCCACCACGGTGCTCAGCTTCATCGACCAGGTGGCTGAGTTCTCGCGCAGTCTGGCGTCCAAGCCGAGCTGGGCGCCTTGGACGGCGGATAATACCTTGGTGGGCGTGTGGATGGGCGTCAACGATGTGGGAAACGCGTTTTGGCTTTCGAATCGGGAGACATTGTTGGTTCAGGTTTTGGGAAGGTATTTTGATCAGTTGCAGATCTTGTATGATGCTGGGGTTAGAAAGTTTGTGTTGCTTGGTGTTCCGC CACCACTCGCAGAGACCACATATCAAACTAACAACCTCATCTGCACAGCAACCCAAAAGACTCCCCTTATGCTCGCCAACGGCGCCGACTCCAACGCCCAGCTCGCCGCTGCCATCAAGCAGTACAACGACCTTATCACCAGCAACCTCGCCGCCTTCAAGGCCAAGAACTCGGGCATCACATCCTGGGTCGTCGATACCACTCCCGCGTTCGACAAGGCCATTAACAACCCGACCGCCTACGGCGCTCCTGACGCCACGTGCTACAATGCTGATGGCGTTAGTTGCCTGTGGTTCAACGACTACCACCCTGGCGTGCAGATCCAGAAGCTTGTGGCGCAGGCTGTTGCGGCGGCTGTAGGTTCGCCGTGGTTTACTT ACGCAGCATGA
- a CDS encoding quinone oxidoreductase produces MHAALVNTWGSPPTYTTVPDLPEPSPTQIRLRVLATGVHRLVLSRASGKHYTASTLPHLPGADGVGEDPTTGQRYFFAALATGTFAEFVNVDRAAVSPLPEGADAAVVAAYMNPVMSSWMALSARAAPQQKGFSVAILGVTSASGRVAVDVARAKGAGRIVGIARNATAMEEIPIDERIILNGEETDWSKLGEVDVVLDYVYGSPVVELLKALPKSEREVQYVHIGSVSGDGDITLPGAILRGKRVALRGAGPGSWLMREYASELGGMIGVTAGLKGKEVKVIAMKDVEKGWSEAGLGKTRVVFVSDDLVKSS; encoded by the coding sequence ATGCACGCAGCCCTCGTCAACACCTGGGGCTCACCCCCGACCTACACAACCGTCCCGGACCTCCCAGAACCATCCCCAACACAAATCCGCCTCCGCGTCCTCGCAACAGGCGTCCACCGCCTCGTTCTCTCCCGCGCCTCGGGCAAACACTACACCGCTTCCACACTCCCTCACCTCCCCGGTGCAGACGGCGTAGGCGAGGACCCGACCACCGGTCAACGCTACTTCTTCGCCGCCCTCGCGACAGGCACCTTTGCGGAATTCGTCAACGTTGACCGAGCCGCTGTATCACCGCTTCCAGAGGGCGCGGACGCTGCTGTCGTCGCTGCTTACATGAATCCCGTCATGAGTAGCTGGATGGCGCTGTCTGCGCGCGCGGCACCGCAGCAGAAAGGCTTCTCTGTCGCGATCTTGGGTGTGACAAGTGCTAGCGGGCGCGTGGCTGTTGATGTTGCTCGTGCCAAGGGTGCCGGTCGGATTGTCGGTATCGCGAGGAATGCTACTGCCATGGAGGAGATCCCGATCGACGAGCGCATCATTCTCAATGGCGAGGAGACGGACTGGTCAAAGCTGGGCGAAGTGGATGTTGTACTGGATTACGTCTATGGAAGCCCTGTGGTGGAACTGCTCAAGGCCTTGCCCAAGTCGGAGAGGGAGGTGCAGTATGTACACATTGGCTCCGTTTCTGGCGACGGGGACATCACTCTCCCTGGAGCTATCTTGCGAGGGAAGAGGGTCGCGCTCCGTGGTGCTGGACCGGGCAGCTGGCTCATGAGGGAGTATGCGAGCGAACTTGGTGGGATGATTGGTGTGACTGCTGGGTTGAAGGGCAAGGAAGTCAAGGTGATTGCAATGAAGGATGTTGAGAAGGGATGGAGCGAGGCGGGACTGGGCAAGACGCGTGTTGTTTTTGTGAGTGATGATCTTGTGAAGTCGTCTTGA
- a CDS encoding beta-ketoacyl synthase domain-containing protein — translation MSTYKKPQSEPIAIVGTGCRFAGDVTSTTKLWDLLTNPRQLSQEVPSNRFNAQGFYHPDGEYHGATNATQGYFLEEDHRVWDAGFFNITPKEAEAIDPQQRIILEVVYEALESAGYTLEKYAGKKVAVYAGLMTADYDSLCQRDDITSNQYFATGNSRAILSNRISYFFNFRGPSMTIDTACSSSLVALHQAVLSLRSGECEMACVAGANLMITPEQFISEASLHMLSPTGTSKMWDVSADGYARGEGFAALFIKPLSQALRDGDSIISIVRETGVNSDGRTQGITMPSPLAQAELIRDTYRRSGLDSQNPSDRPQYFEAHGTGTQAGDPREAEAISTAFFGNEAKTTAESDDTKLVVGSIKTVIGHTEGAAGLAGLLKVAHSMINNCIPPNLHLNTLNPSVKPFYGHLRIPVDIVPWPQAPTGQPLRGSVNSFGFGGTNSHAILEKYEPSIHDEVAKHFAPALEAPVSSLTTTPYDAEAPAVGLPLVISAKSQKSLVAVAQALRDFMASTDKSADEVAYNLYAHRSALTYRTAISADSRDGVIAALDNLLSKAGSPSNPELGVRAKLDGGEVKILGIFTGQGAQWSGMGRKLFHSSSVYRNTIENLEKVLKSCPHPPTWSLVEELIHQDDASRINIAALSQPLCTAVQIALIDLLGSINVSFHTVVGHSSGEISAAYAAGVLSARDAMLISYYRGMSAHLAGGKDGQKGMMMAVGMTRAEASALCVRDDIKGRIWVAASNAPTSVTLSGDVDAVKALQVELTEEKKFARLLVVDTAYHSAHMERPAAQYMEDLAGCGIEPRQRNSTVWISSVYADGTEPSIEELKGPYWKDNMVKAVSFYEAIDLALSSQGPFASAVEVGPHPALKGPVQQTVKAATGGALSYAGLLDRKKDDRHAFAEFLGFTWNYFGTDAIDWKLLVAQSSQPGLLSSRIELPSYPWDHSQMHFRESRIAHQYQFREKGPHELLGVRTRDDTEFELRWRNILKLETVPWIQHHKFQGQALLPASAYCVLALDAAKAVLNGHEASVVELTDLEFMSGISLEANTYGVEILVSLSIAPPSTKGRLAGKIIEGVFTITSCYADGVTPMQKNFTGNLRIYLGEPSEDALPTRDPSMAETLPADTDSFYQMMLDIGLDYTGPFRALQSIDRRYNFCSATLQKFHNTDTTGLGVSPATLDSCFHSVFAAVASPGDKSLWTSFLPRSIEKIRFNLALCDGKPADNASLVVDSVITQEIPRTKTATTKFVGDMSIYNPDGEMEIQVEGLMVASFANSKPEDDKELYLTTVCDLDPEHEIIAADLSQEDVATERILLEACERVARFYIHDDSLKELSSSPNFFTPPATPMSPPKARPSEAALSPWQQDTAETLDAYILQSPFQHALSFIRLLGENIPDVLPAMLSTIIQEAKQLHRFRSHVSRVVSQLAHRYPRMRVLGLTDPETALTKHVIDGFKGSFVSYTLGNETEPDLMARFSSDAIKKKIDTEHTKILDNEDNSSLQPFDMVVLTTSIVKGAEQRSKLKQVQSLMKPGGFLILIHESMSPLRDRLRRAFGVRRQADLPLTPPEWPDLLDECGFARVSKNAEQFFAPDFSLIVRQAESDIKQAALSPLNSSAPKVTGHTLIIGAQENTADLSAEVHQKLDPLCSSIDIIADLDSLQPAIFNEISSVIFLADLDEPMMSSMTPERLDLFRALMAPEKVVLWVTMNSRAGNPEHAATFGFCRSMLAEIPSLKLQMLDLDSRRDSSDLVAETFLRLSMKTLRSAAQDGKLLWSHENEIFMEHGKRLIPRLLPWKEGNDRVNCPRRLVADEVNTLKQCVEVISTQSGDGSAVYTANIVEETDIDDAVAIPDQSVIQVKYSSVEVINFGLKYASHICIGKEVTSGELCLAMTKSNSSYVTVPNSCVFQLSSSNIEPKLLLGLVLRYLVALSVAEDMMEQTVLLLEPDAALLECMKEVFEAKGASVIACTTNGSKRKSFDQRYIHPYASNRELKALFPAHGASVIDFLPEGSELSETILDCLPENCEYHSRFSLLTSEHVVALGDSMDIEHLWETAIGKAITNVRSMNSRIGFPALESISVPQLLDHTGGSEPFQILDWRAEREVQHIAKPLFGTQLLRPYKTYVLVGLTRDMGQSLCNLFFEHGARHVVLASRNPNMQPQWIDDLSAKGCEVRIERLDVTSIESVRAFKQRLAQEMPPVAGVINGAMVLDDRVFAQMDVETWNRVMRPKTVGSSNLDEIFCEADMEFFIMTSSFAAPGGHGGQSNYAAANMYMNGLAANRRIRGLAGSVLNIGVIYGLGLLHRERTDIYAFLEKDGYPPISERDIHHMFLEAIVAGRPLDGQIYDITTGLSRYNANREDKLHWQIDPRFSHFTFEEDDEGAEGEGQGKQSLKEKIKAVEGGAEEIAAVLTEGFARYLEVVLGQGEGSVKGEHSVGELGMDSLVAVEVRGWFWKVIERDVSVMKILGSASVAKLCLEVADGYIKEKNKA, via the exons ATGTCTACCTACAAGAAACCCCAGTCAGAGCCTATAGCCATTGTTGGCACAGGTTGTCGATTCGCTGGCGACGTAACATCAACAACAAAACTCTGGGATCTTCTCACCAACCCCAGACAATTATCACAAGAGGTCCCGAGCAACCGGTTTAACGCCCAAGGCTTCTACCACCCAGACGGCGAATACCATGGAGCAACCAACGCAACACAGGGCTACTTTCTCGAGGAAGATCACCGTGTATGGGACGCAGGATTCTTCAACATCACACCCAAGGAGGCCGAGGCCATCGACCCTCAACAACGCATCATCCTCGAAGTCGTCTACGAAGCCTTGGAATCGGCCGGATATACACTCGAGAAATACGCTGGCAAGAAGGTTGCCGTATACGCAGGGCTCATGACAGCAGACTACGACTCATTATGCCAAAGAGACGACATTACATCGAATCAATACTTCGCAACAGGCAACTCACGGGCTATTCTCTCTAACCGAATCTCATATTTCTTCAACTTCCGTGGTCCCTCGATGACCATTGATACAGCATGCTCATCAAGTCTCGTCGCTCTTCACCAGGCCGTCTTGAGTCTCCGGTCCGGTGAGTGCGAGATGGCCTGTGTCGCCGGTGCCAACTTGATGATCACCCCCGAGCAATTCATCAGCGAGGCCAGTCTGCATATGCTCAGCCCTACAGGCACATCAAAGATGTGGGATGTGAGTGCAGACGGATACGCCCGCGGTGAAGGCTTTGCGGCTCTGTTCATCAAGCCACTGTCTCAGGCTTTGAGAGACGGCGACTCCATCATCAGCATCGTGAGAGAGACTGGTGTGAACTCGGACGGACGCACTCAGGGTATCACCATGCCCAGCCCCCTCGCCCAAGCCGAGTTGATTCGGGACACGTACCGTAGATCCGGCCTGGACTCACAGAATCCCAGTGATAGACCCCAATACTTCGAAGCTCACGGAACTGGCACCCAGGCCGGAGATCCCAGGGAGGCCGAGGCCATTTCAACGGCATTCTTCGGCAACGAGGCCAAGACTACTGCCGAGAGTGACGATACGAAGCTTGTAGTCGGATCCATCAAGACGGTCATCGGCCACACGGAAGGCGCCGCGGGTCTAGCTGGCCTACTTAAGGTGGCCCACTCCATGATCAACAACTGCATTCCACCCAACCTGCATCTCAACACCCTCAACCCTAGCGTGAAGCCGTTCTACGGACACCTCCGAATCCCTGTCGATATCGTCCCTTGGCCCCAGGCCCCGACTGGACAGCCCCTCCGAGGAAGCGTCAACTCTTTCGGCTTCGGCGGCACCAACTCCCATGCCATCCTCGAGAAGTACGAGCCTAGCATCCACGATGAAGTCGCGAAGCACTTCGCTCCAGCACTGGAGGCACCAGTCTCGTCGCTCACCACCACACCCTATGACGCCGAAGCTCCCGCTGTCGGCCTTCCTCTAGTCATCTCTGCCAAGTCACAGAAGTCTCTTGTTGCTGTGGCCCAGGCCCTTCGTGACTTCATGGCGTCGACTGACAAGTCGGCCGACGAGGTCGCTTACAACCTGTACGCCCATCGTTCGGCCCTGACCTACCGCACCGCCATCAGCGCGGACTCCCGCGATGGAGTCATTGCCGCCCTCGACAACCTTCTCTCCAAAGCTGGGTCTCCTTCCAACCCTGAGCTTGGTGTTCGCGCCAAGCTCGACGGCGGCGAAGTCAAGATTCTCGGTATCTTCACTGGTCAGGGAGCGCAGTGGTCCGGCATGGGCCGTAAGCTCTTCCACTCCAGCAGCGTCTATAGGAACACCATTGAGAACCTCGAGAAGGTTCTCAAGTCTTGCCCCCACCCGCCCACGTGGTCCCTCGTTGAGGAGCTCATCCATCAGGATGATGCCTCCCGCATCAACATTGCCGCACTCTCCCAGCCCCTTTGCACTGCGGTGCAGATTGCTCTCATCGACCTACTTGGCAGTATCAATGTCTCCTTCCACACTGTTGTCGGCCACTCATCCGGCGAGATCAGTGCTGCCTATGCCGCCGGCGTGCTTAGCGCTCGCGATGCCATGCTCATCTCCTACTACAGGGGTATGTCTGCTCACCTTGCCGGCGGCAAGGATGGCCAGAAGGGCATGATGATGGCTGTCGGTATGACCCGCGCTGAGGCGTCGGCTCTCTGCGTCCGGGACGACATCAAGGGTCGTATCTGGGTCGCTGCCAGCAATGCGCCGACCAGTGTTACTCTCTCTGGAGATGTGGACGCGGTCAAGGCGCTTCAGGTTGAGTTGACTGAGGAGAAGAAGTTCGCTCGTCTTCTCGTCGTCGACACTGCTTACCACTCTGCTCACATGGAGAGACCGGCGGCTCAGTACATGGAAGACTTGGCTGGTTGCGGCATTGAGCCGAGACAGCGCAATTCGACCGTCTGGATCTCCAGTGTGTATGCTGATGGCACAGAGCCAAGCATCGAGGAGCTCAAGGGCCCTTACTGGAAGGATAACATGGTCAAGGCCGTCTCCTTCTACGAGGCCATTGATCTTGCTCTCAGCTCCCAGGGTCCCTTTGCCAGTGCCGTCGAGGTCGGTCCTCACCCCGCGCTCAAGGGTCCCGTCCAGCAGACCGTCAAAGCTGCCACTGGTGGCGCTCTGTCGTATGCCGGCCTGCTTGACCGCAAGAAGGACGACAGACACGCCTTCGCCGAGTTCCTGGGCTTCACCTGGAACTACTTTGGCACCGACGCCATCGACTGGAAGCTTCTCGTTGCACAGTCTTCCCAGCCTGGTCTCTTGTCTTCGAGAATCGAGCTGCCTTCCTATCCCTGGGACCACAGCCAAATGCATTTTCGTGAGTCTCGCATCGCCCACCAGTATCAGTTCCGTGAGAAGGGACCTCATGAGCTTCTCGGTGTCCGTACTCGCGATGACACGGAGTTTGAGCTGAGATGGCGCAACATCCTTAAGCTTGAGACTGTCCCTTGGATCCAGCACCACAAGTTCCAGGGCCAGGCTCTGCTTCCTGCCTCTGCCTACTGCGTGCTTGCACTGGATGCTGCAAAGGCTGTTCTCAATGGCCATGAGGCTTCGGTTGTTGAGCTCACGGATCTCGAGTTCATGAGTGGTATCTCCCTGGAGGCCAATACTTACGGTGTCGAAATCTTGGTGTCATTGAGCATCGCGCCCCCTTCCACCAAGGGCCGCTTGGCTGGCAAGATTATTGAGGGTGTCTTCACCATCACATCATGCTACGCTGATGGTGTCACTCCTATGCAGAAGAACTTCACTGGTAACCTTCGCATCTACCTCGGCGAGCCATCAGAAGATGCCCTCCCCACACGCGATCCCTCAATGGCTGAAACTCTTCCTGCCGACACCGACTCCTTCTATCAGATGATGTTGGACATCGGCTTGGATTACACTGGCCCCTTCCGCGCTCTGCAAAGCATTGATCGCAGATACAACTTCTGCTCGGCTACGCTCCAGAAGTTCCACAACACCGATACTACTGGACTCGGCGTCAGCCCTGCCACCCTGGACAGCTGCTTCCACTCCGTCTTTGCCGCTGTGGCTTCGCCCGGTGACAAGTCTCTCTGGACTTCTTTCCTCCCCAGGAGCATTGAGAAGATTCGCTTCAATCTCGCGCTCTGCGATGGCAAGCCTGCAGACAATGCATCCCTCGTTGTCGACTCGGTCATCACCCAGGAGATTCCTCGCACCAAGACCGCGACGACAAAGTTTGTGGGTGACATGAGCATCTACAACCCCGATGGCGAGATGGAGATCCAGGTTGAGGGCCTCATGGTTGCTTCCTTTGCCAACTCCAAGCCCGAGGATGACAAGGAACTCTATCTCACCACCGTGTGCGACCTGGACCCTGAGCACGAGATCATTGCTGCCGACCTTAGCCAAGAGGACGTTGCTACGGAGCGCATCTTGCTCGAGGCCTGCGAGAGAGTCGCGCGCTTCTACATCCACGACGACTCGCTCAAGGAACTCTCGTCGTCGCCCAATTTCTTCACCCCGCCGGCCACTCCCATGTCGCCTCCCAAGGCTAGACCGTCCGAGGCTGCTCTCAGCCCTTGGCAACAGGACACTGCCGAGACACTAGATGCATACATCCTGCAGTCTCCCTTCCAGCACGCCCTCAGCTTCATCCGGCTGCTCGGTGAAAACATCCCCGATGTGCTCCCTGCGATGCTCTCGACCATCATCCAGGAAGCCAAGCAGCTTCATCGCTTCCGCTCCCATGTCAGCCGTGTCGTCTCCCAGCTCGCTCACCGATACCCTCGCATGCGAGTGCTTGGTTTGACTGACCCTGAGACCGCGCTCACAAAGCACGTCATTGACGGCTTCAAGGGCTCATTCGTTTCCTACACGTTGGGCAACGAGACTGAGCCGGACCTGATGGCAAGATTCTCATCCGATGCGATCAAGAAAAAAATTGACACCGAGCACACCAAAATCCTTGACAACGAAGACAACTCATCTCTCCAGCCGTTTGACATGGTCGTTCTGACAACCTCGATTGTCAAGGGTGCTGAGCAGCGTTCCAAGCTCAAGCAGGTCCAGAGCCTCATGAAGCCTGGTGGTTTCCTCATCCTCATCCATGAGTCGATGAGCCCCCTTCGTGACAGACTTCGTCGTGCTTTTGGAGTGAGGAGGCAGGCTGATCTGCCGCTTACTCCTCCCGAGTGGCCTGACCTTCTCGACGAGTGCGGCTTTGCGCGCGTCTCCAAGAATGCCGAGCAATTCTTCGCTCCTGACTTCTCCCTCATCGTCAGACAGGCCGAGTCGGACATCAAGCAGGCTGCTCTGAGCCCCCTCAACAGCTCTGCTCCCAAGGTTACGGGCCACACCCTCATCATCGGTGCCCAGGAGAACACGGCCGACCTGTCTGCCGAGGTGCATCAGAAGCTGGACCCGTTGTGCAGCAGCATTGACATCATCGCCGACTTGGACTCTCTTCAGCCTGCCATCTTTAACGAGATCAGCTCCGTCATCTTCCTTGCGGATTTGGATGAGCCCATGATGAGTTCCATGACGCCCGAGCGTCTTGATCTATTCCGTGCCCTGATGGCGCCTGAGAAGGTTGTCCTCTGGGTCACCATGAACTCGCGCGCTGGCAACCCTGAGCACGCGGCCACTTTCGGCTTCTGTCGCTCCATGCTTGCTGAGATCCCCAGCCTGAAGCTGCAGATGCTCGACCTCGACTCCCGTCGGGACTCGAGCGACCTCGTCGCCGAGACCTTCCTCCGTCTCAGCATGAAGACGCTGCGCAGCGCTGCTCAGGATGGCAAGTTGCTGTGGTCTCACGAGAATGAGATCTTCATGGAACACGGCAAGAGGCTCATCCCTCGTCTTCTTCCCTGGAAGGAAGGTAATGATCGTGTCAACTGCCCTCGCCGCCTTGTCGCTGACGAGGTCAACACTCTGAAGCAATGCGTCGAGGTTATCTCTACACAGTCTGGCGATGGCTCTGCCGTCTACACTGCCAACATCGTCGAGGAGACCGACATTGATGACGCCGTGGCAATTCCCGACCAGAGCGTCATCCAAGTCAAGTACAGCTCAGTCGAAGTCATCAACTTTGGACTCAAGTACGCCTCTCATATCTGCATTGGCAAGGAGGTCACATCAGGCGAGCTGTGCCTTGCTATGACCAAGTCGAACTCGTCCTACGTCACCGTTCCCAACTCTTGCGTCTTCCAGCTCAGCAGTAGCAACATTGAGCCCAAGCTTCTCCTGGGTCTCGTCCTGAGATACCTTGTGGCCCTGTCCGTCGCCGAAGACATGATGGAGCAAACTGTGCTTCTCCTAGAGCCCGATGCCGCTCTCTTGGAGTGCATGAAGGAGGTCTTTGAGGCAAAGGGTGCGAGTGTCATTGCTTGCACCACAAACGGATCAAAGCGCAAGTCCTTTGATCAACGCTATATTCACCCTTACGCCAGCAACCGCGAGCTCAAGGCACTCTTCCCTGCCCATGGTGCTTCCGTCATTGACTTCCTGCCCGAGGGCAGTGAGCTATCCGAGACCATCCTTGACTGCCTTCCCGAGAACTGCGAGTACCACTCTCGCTTCTCTCTGCTGACCTCGGAGCACGTTGTCGCCCTCGGTGACTCCATGGACATTGAGCACCTCTGGGAGACAGCCATCGGAAAGGCAATCACCAACGTCAGAAGCATGAACAGCCGCATCGGCTTCCCGGCTCTGGAATCCATCTCCGTCCCTCAGCTCCTCGACCACACCGGCGGCAGCGAGCCCTTCCAGATCCTCGACTGGCGCGCTGAGCGCGAGGTGCAGCACATTGCCAAGCCCCTCTTTGGCACGCAGCTCCTCCGCCCGTACAAGACCTACGTCCTCGTCGGCTTGACACGCGACATGGGTCAGAGTCTGTGCAACCTCTTCTTCGAGCACGGCGCGCGCCACGTCGTCCTCGCCAGCCGCAACCCCAATATGCAGCCTCAGTGGATCGACGACCTTAGCGCCAAGGGGTGCGAGGTACGCATCGAGAGGCTCGATGTCACCAGCATCGAGAGCGTGCGGGCGTTCAAGCAAAGGCTGGCACAGGAGATGCCGCCTGTTGCTGGTGTCATCAATGGCGCCATGGTTCTCGACGACCGCGTGTTCGCGCAGATGGATGTCGAGACCTGGAACAGGGTTATGCGTCCTAAGACTGTTGGATCAAGCAACCTTGATGAGATCTTCTGCGAGGCTGACATGGAGTTCTTCATCATGACTTCGTCGTTCGCGGCGCCTGGTGGCCACGGCGGACAATCCAACTACGCGGCAGCCAATATGTACATGAACGGCCTCGCCGCCAACCGTCGCATCCGCGGCCTGGCTGGCTCGGTCCTCAATATTGGTGTTATCTACGGCCTCGGTCTCCTCCATCGCGAGCGCACTGACATCTACGCGTTCCTAGAGAAGGATGGCTACCCGCCCATCTCGGAGCGCGACATCCACCACATGTTCCTCGAGGCCATCGTCGCGGGCCGCCCCCTCGACGGCCAGATCTACGACATCACGACTGGTCTCAGCCGGTACAACGCCAACCGCGAGGATAAGCTGCACTGGCAGATTGACCCACGCTTCTCGCACTTCACCTTTGAAGAGGATGATGAGGGCGCCGAGGGTGAGGGCCAGGGCAAGCAGAGTCTCAAGGAGAAGATCAAGGCCGTCGAGGGCGGTGCCGAAGAAATTGCGGCCGTACTAACCGAGGGCTTTGCGCGGTACCTCGAGGTCGTACTCGGACAGGGCGAGGGCAGCGTCAAGGGGGAGCACAGCGTAGGCGAGCTGGGTATGGACTCGCTTGTTGCTGTGGAGGTGAGGGGATGGTTTTGGAAGGTGATTGAGCGGGATGTTTCTGTAATGAAGATCCTGGGCAGCGCGAGTGTTGCAAAGT TGTGTCTTGAGGTTGCCGACGGCTACATCAAGGAGAAGAACAAGGCATAA